CAATTGTTTATCCGTCTCTTCCACCCAGCCCTGGATGGCTATGCGGTTATCTTTAGCATCCGCCCCAACGGCCACTCGGTCGGCGCCGAAACGCTTAACCGCCTGTTCAACGCGGACAGGATCGGCGACCGCCAATGTTCCCAGAATGACGCGCGACACCCCCAGATCGAGCCAACGGGCTGCGTCCTCCAAGGAGCGGATGCCGCCGCCCAACTGCACGGGTATGTTCACGCCGGTGAGCAATTGGGCCAGCGCGTGGGCGTTGGCGTCCGCTTGACCGAAAGCGCCATCCAAATTGACCACGTGCAGCCAGGAGGCGCCAGCGGATTGCCAGCGCAAGGCGGCGCGCAGCGGCTGCGACTCATACTCTTTTTTACTGGAGCGCAGCCCCTGCTTCAAACGAACGCAACGACCGCTCATCATATCGATCGCGGGTATAATTCGCACAATACTCCCTACAAATGAATGAAATTATCAAGCAGCATCAATCCGATTTTTTGCGATTTTTCAGGGTGAAACTGCACGCCGAAAAGCGCCTCCCGGTTGAGCGCCACCGGGATCCATTCGCCATAATCGGTGAGCCCTACTGCCTGCGTCTCATCCTGCAGACACACATAATAGGAATGGGCAAAGTAAAAAAAACTGTCGTCCGGGATGTTGCGCCAAAGAGCGCAGGGCCGGTTCTGGCGGACTCTGTTCCAGCCCAAATGCGGAACTTTGTTTCCGGCAGGAAAGTGAACCACGCTGCCGGGCAGAATGCCCAGCCCCCTAGCCCCTGGGCTCTCTTCGCTGGCTTGCATCAACAACTGCAAGCCAAGACAAATGCCGAGAAACGGACGGCCGTCTGCGATCACCTGCTTGAGAGGC
The sequence above is a segment of the bacterium genome. Coding sequences within it:
- a CDS encoding 1-(5-phosphoribosyl)-5-((5-phosphoribosylamino)methylideneamino)imidazole-4-carboxamide isomerase (catalyzes the formation of 5-(5-phospho-1-deoxyribulos-1-ylamino)methylideneamino-l-(5-hosphoribosyl)imidazole-4-carboxamide from 1-(5-phosphoribosyl)-5-[(5-phosphoribosylamino)methylideneamino] imidazole-4-carboxamide) translates to MRIIPAIDMMSGRCVRLKQGLRSSKKEYESQPLRAALRWQSAGASWLHVVNLDGAFGQADANAHALAQLLTGVNIPVQLGGGIRSLEDAARWLDLGVSRVILGTLAVADPVRVEQAVKRFGADRVAVGADAKDNRIAIQGWVEETDKQL
- the hisH gene encoding imidazole glycerol phosphate synthase subunit HisH, translated to MIGIIDYGAGNLKSVHKALEHLGAQADIISTPEQLERADRVILPGVGAFGKAVEAMDRLRLREPLKQVIADGRPFLGICLGLQLLMQASEESPGARGLGILPGSVVHFPAGNKVPHLGWNRVRQNRPCALWRNIPDDSFFYFAHSYYVCLQDETQAVGLTDYGEWIPVALNREALFGVQFHPEKSQKIGLMLLDNFIHL